A genomic window from Peptococcaceae bacterium includes:
- the nuoE gene encoding NADH-quinone oxidoreductase subunit NuoE translates to MKELQPAGREIPGRLERILQKYKDQEGVLIPVLQEIQSYYGYISRQHMAIVARALGLPASAVFGVASFYAQFYLEPRGEHMIRVCQGTACHVRSGGKVLEAFAAELGIRPGETTPDGKFSLESVACLGACGLAPAAVIGEKTYGRLTPGKVKEVLESYRD, encoded by the coding sequence ATGAAGGAACTGCAGCCCGCAGGCCGGGAAATACCTGGCAGGCTTGAACGAATCCTGCAAAAATACAAGGACCAGGAAGGGGTATTAATACCTGTTCTCCAGGAAATACAGAGTTATTACGGATATATTTCGCGCCAGCACATGGCAATTGTGGCCAGGGCCCTGGGGTTGCCTGCCAGCGCGGTTTTCGGGGTGGCCAGCTTTTATGCCCAGTTTTACCTGGAGCCGCGGGGAGAACACATGATCAGGGTTTGCCAGGGCACGGCCTGCCACGTGCGCAGCGGCGGAAAAGTGCTGGAGGCCTTTGCCGCCGAACTGGGCATCAGGCCTGGCGAGACAACGCCGGACGGCAAATTCAGCCTGGAAAGCGTAGCCTGCCTGGGGGCATGCGGGCTTGCCCCGGCCGCCGTGATCGGCGAGAAAACGTATGGCCGCCTGACGCCCGGCAAGGTCAAAGAGGTTCTGGAGAGCTACAGGGATTAA